The proteins below come from a single Solea solea chromosome 6, fSolSol10.1, whole genome shotgun sequence genomic window:
- the LOC131460402 gene encoding beta-crystallin B3-like: protein MTDQQGTPEQLPAEKDQGGAGFTYKLVVFEFENFRGKKLELSGECEQVWEKMQRVGSIIVESGPWVACECPDFAGQQFVLEKGEYPRWSTWTSCPSGYGLSSFRPLKVESPDHKLHLFENAGFEGRKMEITDDDVPSVWAHGFQDRVASAKAISGTWVGYMYPGYRGRQFVFEHGDFNHWNDWGATEPQIQSLRRVRDMQWHKKGCFIAPTPTPPNPNTKSNPKPKPSPTPTPKAQTHPKP, encoded by the exons ATGACAGACCAGCAGGGAACACCAGAGCAGCTGCCTGCAGAAAAGGATCAGGGAGGTGCAGGATTCAcatataag TTGGTGGTTTTTGAGTTTGAGAACTTCCGTGGAAAGAAGCTGGAGTTGTCTGGTGAATGTGAACAGGTGTGGGAGAAGATGCAGCGAGTTGGCTCGATAATCGTGGAGTCGGGACC GTGGGTGGCGTGTGAGTGTCCAGACTTTGCAGGACAGCAGTTTGTGCTGGAGAAAGGAGAGTATCCTCGCTGGAGCACTTGGACCAGCTGCCCGAGTGGCTATGGCCTCAGCTCATTCAGGCCCCTGAAAGTG GAGAGTCCAGATCACAAGCTGCACTTGTTTGAGAATGCAGGCTTTGAGGGCAGGAAGATGGAgatcactgatgatgatgtgccCAGTGTGTGGGCTCATGGTTTCCAGGACCGTGTGGCCAGCGCTAAGGCTATCAGTGGAAC ATGGGTGGGATACATGTATCCAGGTTACAGGGGgagacagtttgtgtttgagcaTGGAGACTTCAACCATTGGAATGACTGGGGAGCCACTGAACCACAAATCCAGTCCTTACGGCGTGTGCGGGACATGCAGTGGCACAAGAAAGGGTGTTTTATTGCCCCCACCCCTACGCCTCCTAATCCCAATACTAAATCTAACCCAAAACCCAAACCCAGCCCTACTCCTACTCCCAAAGCACAAACTCATCCCAAACCTTAA